The nucleotide window ATGCCGCGCCACGATCTCGTCGGGCGTCGTGTTGAGGGTTTTGGCGACGTCTTCTAGGTCGATGCCGTGCTCGCCGCCATAGACGACCGGAATGCGCCAGCGCCGGGTCTTTGTCATTGCCGGTACCGGCCGTTGCGCGCGCGCGAGAATCTTTTCGCCGAGTTTGTCGAAATCGATCTCTACGGGGTCGTAATGCACCAGCAGTGAGCGATAGGTCGGAACGGTCTCCGTGACACCCGCGATGGGATCAGCAGCCAGCGCGCGGTCGAGCGCCAGCACCCGCCGGTTGGCGGCATCGTCGATGTTGCGGCTGAATTCCACCGTGATGGCGCTGTCGCCACTCGGCAAAAGGCGGGGCGGGGGTAGCGTCGCGGCCATGGCCTCTAAACTGTCTCGCAGCTCTGGCTTTGTTTTTGAGCATGATCTCTTCGGAAAACCGGTGCCCACTTTTCCGGATCATGCTCGTGCTGGGTCGAAGCTGTAGCGTGTTTTGGGCGTGAGTGGAATTCGCTTCGCGCGAAATCCGCCAGTAAGTTCAATAAATTAATCTGCATTCCGATGATAAGATGTTGTGATCGCGCTTCTTTCCACCGGCCCTTGACGCGATGTCAGCGCTTCGCAAGATGCGCTACCTTTCATCCATCCTCCGGAGCCTGCATTCCAGATGTCCCTGTCCCCCGAAGCCATCGCAACCCTGTCCGGCGTGTCCACCGCCACCATCACTACCGTTCTTCTGAAGAAGGGCCTGCGAAACGTCTGGATGCGCGGCACCAAGCCGCTGCGGCCGGGACAGCCGCGGCTGGTCGGACCGGCCTTTACGCTACGCTTCGTGCCCGCGCGCGAAGATCTCGCCACGCCGGAATCCTGGTCGTCGCCGATTTCGACCCGCACTGCGATTGAAGCCATGCCGAAAGGCTGCATCGCCGTGGTCGATGCCATGGGTGTCGCCGATGCCGGCATCTTCGGCGACATCCTCTGCGCCCGCATGGTCAAGCGCGGCGTTGCTGCGTTGATCACCGATGGCGTGGTGCGCGATGTCGAAGGCGTGCTCGGCACGAACCTTCCCGTCTGGTGCGATGGCTTTGCTGCGCCACCATCTGTCGCGGGGCTGACCTTCGTCGGCTGGGGCGAGCCGATCGGCTGCGGCGGGGTTGCGGTATTTCCGAACGATATTGTTGTCGCCGACCAGGACGGCGCCGTGCTGATCCCGCAGGCGCTGCTCGACCACGTGCTGGCCGAAGGGCCGGAGCAGGAACGGATGGAAGCCTGGATCGTCAACGAGGTGAATAAGGGCGCGGCATTGCCCGGCCTCTATCCGATGAATGCCGAGACCAAGGCGCGCTACGCCGCGACGAAGAAATAACTTCAACAGGCAGAGGCAACTCCATGGAAATCCATCTCGCGGGCTCCCGGCCGACGCGCCGCGCGCCGACTGAATATTTCACCGGCACGGTGCTGCAGGACCCGATCATCCAGGCCGAGGCGCCGGCACGGTTGGCCTCGACGCGCGTCTCCTTTGAGCCCGGCGCGCGCACGGCGTGGCATACACATCCGCTGGGCCAGACGTTGTATGTGATCTCAGGCGTTGGCCGCGTGCAGGCCAAGGGCGGACCTATCCGGGAAATCCGGCCCGGCGACGTCGTCTGGATTCCGCCGGGCGAGAAACACTGGCACGGCGCCTCGCCGACCAACAGCATGACCCACGTCGCCATGCAGGAAGCGCTCGACGGCAGCTACGTGACCTGGATGGAGCACGTGACCGACGCGGAATATTCGGCGAAGGTGGGTTAGAGCGTTTTCCAGCGAAGTGGATACCGGTTCGCGTCAAGAAAACGCGTCAAAACAGGAATCTAGAGCCCGGTTCTGATTCAATCAGAACCGGGCTCTTGCCCGCAGCCTCAAATCCGCTGCGCGGTCCAGGTGCCCGAGCACAGAGCGGCGCGCCATGTGCCCGATCCCGTTGTGCCCGCGAGTCGGCCGTAACCGACGGCCCGCTTCATTCCGCTCGCAAGGGTGACGCGGATGGCGCCGGCCTCGGCGACGCGGCCGGAAGCCGTTACCGCCGCGCTGTTCGAGGCGACCTGGCCGTTGTTGATACCGATCGAGACCGACGCGCTGCTGCTGCAAGCGGCATTGGAAGAGGTGATCTGTACATTCCAGTCGCCGTCGAATGTTGCGGCTGCGGATGGCGTCGCAAAGCCCAGCGCAGCAAGCAGCGAAACGGCGACCACGGATTTCCGAGACTTTACCATGACGTGCCCCTTTGATTTGGACACGACCACGATCTCACAGCGGTTCCGTGACGACTGTGATTGCCATCACGCGTCAGGATTCCATGAAAAAGCCCCGCGCAGCGGCGGGGCTTTTGTCGAATGCGCAGCGGTTCCTGCTGGTCAGTTGACGCGGGTCCAGGTCTGGCCGCCGCAGAACATGCCGCCGAAGGCGCAGCCCTGAACGCGCAGACTGTCAGTGCCCTTGAGCGCGATCGTCGAATCGTAGGTGCTGCCGGTATTCGGATCGAAAATCCGGCCGCTCCACTTGTCCTTGCCGGGCTTCATGTTGATCAGGACCTGCTCGCCGTTCTGGTTCGACTTCTTGTCGACGGAATAGCCGCAGAGATTTGGGCCACACGGTTCGATCCGCACCTTGCCTTCCTTCTCCTCCGTCAGCCAGACGCCAAGCGGTGAGTTCGCAGGCGGCGCCGCCGAAGCTGCCGGAGCCGCAGCCTGCTTCTGTTGCGGCGGCGGTGACGCTGGCGCGGCAACGGGAGCTGGTACTGGCGGGACTGCCGGTGCGGCGTTCTGTTGCACCGGGGGAGCAGCGGGCGCTGCCGCCGCAGGCGCGGCGGCGTCTGCCGGTGCAACGGCAGCGGTCGTGCTCGAGGGTGTTGCTGTTGTAGTGGCGGGAGCGGCTGGAGCAGGAGCAGCAGGTGCCGGCGCAGCCGCAGGGGCAGCCGCTTGCTCAGCCGGTGCCGGGGCGGGCGGCGCTGGCGCAGTCTCGGGGGCGGCCTGCGGCGCGGTCTTTGCCTGCTGCGGGGCCTTCCTGGTCGGACGATCGAGATCGCCTTCCTCGCCACGCGCGCGTTTGGACTTCTTGCCGGTATTGTCGTAGACGCCGGGAATGGAAACGGTGCCGCGATCGGGATCGATCGTAATGGTGCGGCCGCCATACTCGAAAGTGTACTGCGCCTGCGCAGCGGTAACGGTGCCAGCCAGCAAGAGCGCGGCGATAGCAAGGCACTTCTTCATTATGACGACCTCCTGAACAGGGAATCCGGATTTCCCGCAGCTACTACGCAGCGGCAGCCTCACTCAACGTGATCCAGATCACTTTCAAACTATGAGTCGTGTACTAGCGGCTTTGGTTCAATTCGGCCGCAGCAGTCTAAATTGTGCCCAATGGGCGGTCAATTTCATCGAAAAATACGCTCGTGCAACCGAGAATCCATCGAGCCAGGCGACATAAATTTTCCTGAAGCTTCCGTCCTGGATAGCAACGTGCAGCCATTGATCGACAAAGGCCTTCTCGGCAAAGTCGAACGGGGCTTGTGCGGATGCACCGCGCAGAGCACGCCGGCGTGCTGCTTCTGCTCGTAGCGGGTCTCCAAAGCGTCCGGCATCATCGGCCGATCCGCAGCGTGCCGAGCTCAACCACGCAAGTTACGCCTCGCCGCTCTCCTTGCGGGCCAGATTGCCGGCGGCGCTGCGTCCGGTCATCTCGCTCTTCAATTGCGCAAAGCGCCGGCGCGCGTCGCTTTCGCGATCGTCCACCATCTGGATCGCGGCTTCCCGTGACATCGGCCCCGTGACGATCGGCGTGGAGTTCTCCCCGATGGTCTCGTCGACATAATAGTCGCCATTGTCGAGCCGGACCGTCCATTTGAAGCGGATCGCGGTCATCGGGCCGGGTCCGAACTTGCAGTAGCCGTGAGCCTCGATGGGCGGAGGAGATGTCGGGAGGGGCGGAGGGACCACCGGCATCTGCTCCGCGACCGCGGGCTTTTCGGGTTCGCGACGGTTTTCCGGCGGGTCAAGAATGCTGGCGATGGTCGCCAGGGCGTTGTCGGTCGGGTCGCTTTGGGTCACGATTCAGCCTCCGGATCGAGCCCGTTTGCGGAATCAGTATCCATCGCCGCCCAAGGCTCTTGCTTTGCTTCCGAATAAAGCCAGGCTTTGTCAATCCGTGGCTTTTTTGGGGCGTAGCTAGGCGCGTACCGGCGGTAATTTGTTCTTCCAGGGGCGCACCTGTTCAAGCTGACCGGCCAGCCGGAACAGGGTGGCCTCGTCGCCGAACCTAGCCGAGAGCATCATGCCGAGCGGCAGTCCGGCCTCGTTCCAGGCCAGCGGCACCGACATCGCCGGCTGCCCGGACATGTTGAACATGGAGGTGCCGGGCATGTAGCGGCGCAGGATCGGGGCGATATGCGACAGATCGTTTGACATGGTGTTGAGCTCGCCGATGCGTAGCGGAGGCGCACACAACGTCGGACACAGGAAGACGTCGCATCTCTCGAAGAAGGTAGCCAGCGAACGCGAAATCTGGAAGGCGGCGAGTTGGGCGGCCACGTAGTCGGTCGCCGAGCTCCTCGTCGCGTTGCGCGAATGCGCCAGCGTCAATATCTCGAGATCATTCTCCGTCATCTCCCGCCCGAGCCGCTGCTCGATCAAGCGCACCGTCAGCGCGGTGTTGCCGCTGACGATGGTGGTCATCACCGCGGCCGGATCGGCGGCAAGCACGGGCGCCCGTTCCTCGACGTGATGGCCGAGCCCGGCCAGTAGGCTTGCGATCTCACGAACGGCTGCCGCGATTTCGGGATCGATCGCGTCGCCATACGGCGATTTATCGGTGAAGGAGATACGAAGCTTGCCCGGGTCGCGGCCGACTTCTTGCGAAAACGGCCGCTCCGGCGGCGGTGCGACGTAGGGACTCGACGGCTCCGGCCCGTGGATCGCGTCCATCATCACCGCGCTGTCGCGCACGCTGATGCTCACGACATGGCCGCAGGAAAATCCGGCCCAGCCTTCGCCGCGATCGGGACCCAACGGATTGCGCGCCCGGGTCGGCTTCAAGCCGAATACGCCCGAAGCGGAGGCGGGGATGCGGATCGAGCCGCCGCCATCACTGGCGTGCGCGACCGGGAGGATACGGGCTGCAACGGCTGCCGCCGCGCCGCCGGACGACCCGCCGGAAGAATGCTCCAGATTCCAGGGATTGCGGGTCGGCCCGAACAGGCGCGACTCGGTCGTTGGCATCAGGCCGAATTCGGGACTGGAGCTCTTGCCGAAGATGGATACGCCGGTATCGAGGAAACGCCGCGCCAGCGTCCCGGTGTGGTCAGCCACGAAATCCTTCAGGACCGTGGCGCCTGAGGTCGTGCGCGTACCCTCCAGGAGGTCGAGATCTTTCAGGAGAAACGGCACGCCGGTAAAGGGGCCGTCGGGCAGGCCGTATTCGATCTGACGCTCGGCATAGTCGTAATGCTTGACGACCACCGCGTTGATCTGCGGGTCGACCTTCGCGGTGCGGGCGATGGCCTCATCGAGCAATTCCCTGGCCGAGACCTCCTTCTTCCGAACCAGTTCGGCCAGGCCGACCGCGTCGTAATCGCCGTATTCCTTGAAGGCCATGCACACACCTCACTTGCCGGCCGGCCGACAGACGGGCCATGCCTGGGGCCATTGACTGCGGACGACTTAGCCGAGGACGTCGCGATTGATCACGTTCTGGCGCAACGGATCGCCGTCCAGTACGCTCAGAATGTTGCGGGCGGTCTGCTCGCTCATCCGGTCCACGGCTTCCACCGTGACGCCGGCGACATGCGGCGCCATGATGACGTTCGGCAGAGCGAGGAGCGCCTGACCGGCCGGCGGCGGCTCCTGCTCGAAAACGTCGAGCCCCGCGCCGGCAAGGTTGCCGGACACCAGCGCGTCATGCAGCGCGGCTTCGTCGACGATGCCGCCGCGCGCCGTGTTGATCAGATAGGCGGTCGGCTTCATCCGCTTCAGCCTGTCGGCATTGAACATGCCGACAGTCTCCGGATTCTTGGGACAATGAATGCTGACGAAGTCGGCCCGCGGCAGCGCTGCGTTGAGGTCGGCGACCGGTTCGCATCCGGCGGCCTTGATGTCGGCGGGGAGCTTATAGGGGTCGAACACCAGGACGTTCATTTCCATCGCGAGGCAGCGCTTGGCGGTGCGCGTGCCGATGCGCCCAAAACCTACGATCAGAACCGTTTTGCCAAACAGGTCGTAGGGCAGCATCCCCAGTCGATCCGCCCATTTGTCGTCCCTGACGAGCGAATGCATTTCCGTTGCACGCTTGGCGAGCGTCAGCATCATGAACAGCGCGTGTTCGGCAACCGACGGCGAATTGGCGGTGCCGGCCACCATCAGCGGCACCTTGCGGCGGCTCAGCGCGGGGACGTCGACGGCGTCGAAGCCGACGCCGATCCGGGTCACGACCAGCATGGCTTTCGAGGACTCAAGCTCGGGCTCGCCAAAACGGGTGGCACCGAGAGCGACGCCGTGGACCGGCGCATGCTCCTTCAGCTTGATATTGAAATCCGTCTGCGAAATCATGTTGGGAAATTCGACGAGTTCGATGTCGTCTCGCGCGTGAAGTAGCGCTCTTCCCTGCTGCGACATCGATTCCGTGATGAAGATTTTCTTCTTGTTGGTAGTCATTTCCTGCCCTTAGGTCACGCAATCGCGCCGTCAAAGGACGACGCCGGTCACCTCGTTTAGCAGGTGCATATTGTTTAGGTCCACAGCCAATCGGAGGGGGGCGCCGTCCTGCGCGCCGGCATTGGGATTGACCCTGCCGCAGACCTGCGAGCCTTCCAGCGTAAAATAGATCAGCGTCTCCATTCCCATCGGCTCGGTGACGTCGAGCACGGTCTCGAAGGCCTCCACGCCGGGTGCAAGATGCGGCCGAGCCTCGGTGATATGCTCGGGCCGCAGCCCCAGCAGCAATTGGTCGGTGCGCGGAATGCCCTGATAGCGGGCGGCGCGGGCCGGCGGCAGCGGGAAGGCGATGCGGTCGGTCAACCGGACGTGCAACTTGCCGGCGAGATCCTCCAGCCGGCACGGAACGAAGTTCATCGCCGGCGAGCCGATGAAGCTGGCGACGAATTTCGTCGCCGGCTTGTGATAGAGCTCGTTCGGCGTGCCGATCTGCTCGATCCGGCCATGGTTCATCACTACAACGCGGTCGGCCAGCGTCATCGCCTCCACCTGGTCGTGGGTTACGTAGACCGTCGTGGTGCGGACCTTCTGGTGCACCTTCTTGATCTCGATCCGCATCTGCACACGCAGCTTGGCATCGAGGTTGGACAACGGCTCGTCGAACAGAAATACCTTTGGGTTACGCACGATGGCGCGGCCCATGGCGACGCGCTGGCGCTGGCCGCCGGACAATTGCTTCGGCTTGCGGTCGACAAGTTCGACGATGTCGAGCATGCGCGCGGCCTCGTCGATGCGGCTCTTGATCTCGGCCTTGGGGTAGCGCTTCAGCCGCAGCCCGAACGACATATTCTCCGCAACCGTCATGTGCGGATAGAGCGCGTAGTTCTGAAACACCATCGCGATATCGCGATCCTTCGGCGGCACGTCGTTGACGATGTCGCCGCCGATCATGATGTCGCCGTCGGAGATGTCTTCCAGGCCGGCGATCATCCGTAGCGTGGTCGACTTGCCGCAGCCAGACGGTCCCACTAGCACGACGAACTCATGGTCGGCGATGTCGAGGTCGATGCCGCGCACCGCCTCAACCTCGTCATAGCGCTTCACAACCTTACGCAACGTCACGTCAGCCATGAGATCAACCCTTTGTCGCACCGGCGGTCAGGCCGGCAATGTAATAGTCCATCAGGAATGCGTAGATGATCAGCGGCGGCGCTGCGCCGAGCAGGGCGCCGGTCATGATCTGCCCCCAGTTGAACACGTCGCCCTTGATCAGCGTGGTAATGATGCCGACCGGCATCACCAACTGGTCCGTCGAAGTCGTGAACACCAGTGGATAGAGGAATTGCGCCCATGACACCGTGAAGGCGAAGATGGTCGCCGCAATGATGCCGGGAAAGGCAACCGGAATGAATATCCGCGTCAGTGTCTGGATCCACGACGCGCCGTCGATGACGGCGGCTTCATCCAGCTCCTTCGGGATCGAGGCGAAATAGCCGATCATGATCCAGGTGCAGAACGGCACCGTCAGGGTCGGATAAAGGATCAGCAGCACGTACCATCTGTTGATGAGCTGGATGCCGGTCCAGTCGCCGATGACTGCGAACATCTTGAATAGCGGAATGAAGAGCAGTGTCTCGGGGATGAGATAGGTCAGGAATACGCCGGTCGCGAGCGTCGCCGAACCCCAGAACCGCATCCTCGACAGCGCAAAGGCTGCGGGTACCGATATCAGCATGGTGATGGTGACGACGAAGATCGATACGATCGCCGAGTTCCAGAAGAAGCGCAGGAACTGGTTCGACGTCAGTAGCGCGATGTAGTTCTCCAGAGTTGGATGGAACACCCACCACGGATTGGTGGCCGCCGAGATCTCCGCGCTGCTCTTCAGCGAGGTGATGAGCATGTAGACCGGCGGCGTCAGGAAGAAGATCGCGAAGATCACCAGGAAGAAATAGGACCAGCGCAACGCCCACGCGCGGTCGCGGCTTATGCTGCCGTACTTGGCCTTGCGGGTCGGTCCGGCCTTGTCGATTGTCACCGTGCTCATCAGGCTTCATTCCCGCGTTTGGAGATATCGCGTAGGATGAAGATGGCCGCGACCGCCAGGATTGGCACCATGAAGAGGGATACGCTGGCGCCGAGCGGTATATCGCTGCCCTCGATCCCGATGCGGAACGCCCACGTTGCGAAAATATGGGTGTGATCGAGCGGGCCGCCCGCGGTCAGGATGCGCACGATGTCAAAATTGGCGAAGGTCACGATCAGCGAGAACAGCGTCGTGATCGCGATGATGTTTCGCATCATCGGCAGCGTGACGTACCAGATGCGCTGCCACCAATTGGCCCCATCGATGGCGGCGGCCTCGTAGAGCTGTTCCGGCACGGATTTCAGCGCCGCCAGATACATGATCATGAAGAACGGCGCACCCACCCAGATATTGACGAGGATGACCGAGAATCGCGCCCAATAGGCATCGCCGGTCCATGGAATCGGGCCGATGCCGAAGAACGAGAGCGTATAGTTGAACGCGCTGTAGGAGGGATCGAACAGCCAGAGCCAGGCCAGCGTACTCATCGCCGGCGGGATCACCCACGGCACCAACAGCATGCCGCGCCACTTGCGCTGCCCCTTGGCCGGGATGTTGTGGACGAAGTGCGCAATGATAAAGCCGAGCACCGCCTTGAAGATGACGGCCGTGATCGCGAAGATGCAGGATTGCTGCACGACGAGCCAGAATGTCTCGCGCTTGAACAGGAATTCGAAGTTGCCAAGCCCGACGAAACGCGACATCGACTTGTTCAATGTCGCCAGGTGCAGCGCGTAGAAGGCCGGATAGATGACCAGCGTCGCGATCAGCAGGATCAGCGGAAGAGCCATCAAGAATGCGACAGTCGACTTGCGCCTGAGCGCATTGTGAAGACTGGAGCGTTTGCGCGCGGTTTGCGCGGCAGCCCGGTTCGGCCGCAATGCGACGTCAGCCATGGTGCGTTTTCATCCTATAACGTTTCTGTCGGCTTCGCCGGGCCTACGATTGAAGGTGGATAGGGAATGGCGGCCTGCGATCAGGCAGGCCGCCAGGGTATCCCCGTCCGTCAGCTCCGCATGAAGCCTTCGCACTCGCCTTCGGCCCAGGCGAGCACCTTCTCCATCGCTTCGCCCTTGGAATAGCGCAGGCACATCTTGGTGAGGGTCGCCTGCGTATAGATCTGCTGGGCGATCTTCGGTGGGGCGGGTGCCGCGGCGATCGAAAGAGTCTGGTGGTTGTGCGGGTTCGGATAGTGGTAGAGCGTGCCCTTTGGCGGCCCTTCCTCCTGCCAGACCTTCAGCGTAGTTAGCTTTTCGTAGCAAGGCAGGTCGTAGCCTCCGCTCGCCACACACATCTTCTCGATCGCATCCGCTTGCGAAAGCGCCCTGAGCACGCTCTTGGCCGCTTCCTTGTTCTTGGAGAACGACCAGGTGCCCCAGAAGTAGGAGAGGTAAGGCGCGTAGCGGCCTTTCGGACCGGCCGGGAAGCCATGGGTCCAGCACTGCTCGGCGACTTGCGGCGCGTCGCGCTTGGCCACGGCCCAGGCGCTCGGCGGGTTCATGATCAGGGCGCCCCTGCCGGAGACCAGCCATTTGTTGTTGGAAGAGTCGTCCCAGGCGCCAGCATCCGGCGGCAGGAAGGAGATCAGCTTCTTGTAGAATTCCAGTGCCTGGCGCACCGCGTCGGTCTTGACGGTGAGGTTGCCCTTCTCATCGACGAGGGCAGCACCGAACGACTGGAAGATCGCGCCGGCCGTATCGACGTTGTCGCTGGTCTCGCCAAGTCCGATGCCGAAGGGAACGCCGCCTTTCTGGCAGGCCTCTGCGGCCTTGAGAAAGGTTTCCAGGGTCCAACTGTCGGCCTTCGGCGGGGCGCCTGCGGGATACAATGCCTTCACGTCGATGCCGGCATGCTGCTTCATCAGGTCGATGCGGGAGCAGGGCCCCTTAATCTGGCTGCCGACGCTCGCGGGCACCGCGAGCCATTTGCCTTTGGACTGGCCAAGATATTTCACGGTACCGTTGGGTTCGCCGTTCTGCTTGATGAGGCCTTCCATGACGTCGTTCATGGGTTCCAGCAGTTCGGCCTGCGCATGCGGCCACCAGGTCGGCATGGCGAGAATGTCGTGGCCGGATTTCGCCTGTGCTTCGGCTGCGATGGTGAGCAGGTTCTTGTTGCCCTGGCTCGGGATGTAGTCGATCTGAACCTCGACCTTCTCCTTTTCCGCCCAGGCATTGACGATGTCGGTCGAGGCCTTGTTGGCGCCGGGAACCCAGTGGTCCCAGAAACCGATCGAGAGCTTGCCGGCGGCATGGGCGCCGCGCACATAAGGCGCGGTGATGAGCGCTGCGGATGACAGCGCTGTCGCAGCAACGAATTGTCGGCGAGAAAGCTTCCTGCGTGACATAACGTTTCCTCTTTGCTGAGCCAGATTTTGCTTCTTATTATTCTTCTCCGTCTGGAGTGGAGCCGCGTTGAGGCGGTGCCCAGCGGAGATTTTGTAATCGGATCAGACCAGAATTGTTTGCATCTGTCGAGAAAACACATCGCCGCTGTCATTGAACTAACGTTGCGTGGAAATTCCGGGCGGCGGGAGCGACGATGTCGTGGCCGCGATATCGTCAATAATCACGCGGCGATATTGCGCCGCACACTTTGCGTTCGAGCAGGGCGCAAATTGCGCCGCTGTCGATGGAAGGCGCGTGTAACTGCTTGCTCCGAAGATGTTTCCTGCCGGGAACCGCGCGGCGCAGCGGTGGACGAGTTTGGGGCGGAAACGATAGTTTAGGCAGCGAAAGATTCTCACGCGCCTCGGCAATTGCGCGTGGCAAATTTCTCGATCGACCATGGAGACCCGACAATGACATGTCCTCAGCAGCTTGCGCCGATGCTGTCGCGCTGGTGTTTTGTACTTGGCGCCATCGGCGTGCTGGCTCTTGGCGCGTGTGCGACGGCGAACGCGCAAGGGCTGGTGCAAGGCGTGCAGCAAGGAGCGCGCGAAGGCAACAAGGCTGCCGGTCCGGTCGGCGGCGTGCTGGGCGGAGCGATCGGCGGCGTCGTCGGCGTGGTCACGGGCGTCACCGGCGTTCTGACCGGGGGCAACAACAATACCAAGGGTGGACAGGCTCCGGCAGCGAAGGATTCCAAGCAGGGCGAGCCTTCCAAGCAGGGTGAGACCTCGAAGCCTTCGAAGGGGTCCAAGGCGACGAAGATCGCCAAGCAGCAACAACCGCAGCAACCGGCGGTCCTCACCCAGACCGGCGCACCGCAACTGACGGCCGAACAGATCGTCGCCAACAGCGACGCCAATATCGAGCGGATCAAGAAGGAGCTAAATCTCACGCCCGAGCAGGAGAAGCACTGGGCCGCGTTCAACAGTGCGATGCACTATCTCGGTCACAATGGCGCCGACCGGCTCAACCTGCGCATTGCACGCGCCAAGCGCGATCCTCCCGACGACATCATCGAGCAGATGCGCAATGAGGCTCAATTTCTCAATGATCGCGCCGTCGATCAGCGCAACGTGGCCGATTCCGCAGAGCCGCTATTTGCCAGCTTGGACGACAAGCAAAAGGCGGTCTTCATTCAGGAAATGGTCAACCTCAGCCACGAGCGCGGGCTCGACTAGAAGGGGGCGGCCGGACGAATAGCCGGGCACGCATGCCCTGGGGTAGGTTGAAAGGCGCGGCACCCGGCTATTCTGCCGCAGCGGCGCGGCTCCTCCAATTTCATTGCAATGATGAAGAAAACCGGACGAACTCGCGCCTTACTGATGGCTGACTTGCGGCGTTGTCGGGAACTTGGTTCTTTGGCGGACGGTGTTGCAGCGCGACATCACGCGCAGGTCAGGCGGCAGGAGCGAGCCCTCAGGCATTGGGAAAGTTCAGCTCCAGGCCGACGCCATCAATAGCCGGGGAAATCCAGCGGCGGACGGTCGCCATTCTCCAGCCCAAGCACATCGCAATAGAAATCCTTGGTGCGCTCGAGATCGGCGGGCTCAATGGTGTAGTGCTGCAGTCCGCCAGGTCCCATGGCCGTTCTCCCTAAACAAAGCTGAGGTCGGTATCGACGCCCATCATCCAGGCGCCGACGGTTTCAAAATGCCGGAGTTGGCCTTGCAACTGCTGGGTCACGGTATGGATGTCGCGGAACCGCCGCTCCAGCGGATGGTTCTCGAAGATCGCAGTAGCGCCTGCGGCGTTGTAGGCGAAGTCGACCGCCTCGCGCGCCTTGTGGATAGCATGGGTCGAGGCCATGCGTATGTTCATGCGCTGCGCGACCGTGATGGTGGCGCCGGCGGTGAGATCCTTCCAGGTGTCGGCCATCGATTGCAACACATAGCCGCGCGCGGCGCGCAGATTGACTTCCGCCTGGGCGAGGTTGCACTGGACCACGGCATTATCCCGCAACGAGATCCTCGCGCCACGCGGCACCTTGTTGCGCATCGTATCGACGAAGTTGTCGAGGGCGGTGCGGGCGATGCCGCAGGCGACACCGGCAAAGCCGACCTGATAGCAGGTGTGGTTGCTCATGCGGTAGAGCGGGCC belongs to Bradyrhizobium icense and includes:
- a CDS encoding Spy/CpxP family protein refolding chaperone; its protein translation is MTCPQQLAPMLSRWCFVLGAIGVLALGACATANAQGLVQGVQQGAREGNKAAGPVGGVLGGAIGGVVGVVTGVTGVLTGGNNNTKGGQAPAAKDSKQGEPSKQGETSKPSKGSKATKIAKQQQPQQPAVLTQTGAPQLTAEQIVANSDANIERIKKELNLTPEQEKHWAAFNSAMHYLGHNGADRLNLRIARAKRDPPDDIIEQMRNEAQFLNDRAVDQRNVADSAEPLFASLDDKQKAVFIQEMVNLSHERGLD
- a CDS encoding carbohydrate ABC transporter permease: MADVALRPNRAAAQTARKRSSLHNALRRKSTVAFLMALPLILLIATLVIYPAFYALHLATLNKSMSRFVGLGNFEFLFKRETFWLVVQQSCIFAITAVIFKAVLGFIIAHFVHNIPAKGQRKWRGMLLVPWVIPPAMSTLAWLWLFDPSYSAFNYTLSFFGIGPIPWTGDAYWARFSVILVNIWVGAPFFMIMYLAALKSVPEQLYEAAAIDGANWWQRIWYVTLPMMRNIIAITTLFSLIVTFANFDIVRILTAGGPLDHTHIFATWAFRIGIEGSDIPLGASVSLFMVPILAVAAIFILRDISKRGNEA
- a CDS encoding ABC transporter substrate-binding protein — translated: MSRRKLSRRQFVAATALSSAALITAPYVRGAHAAGKLSIGFWDHWVPGANKASTDIVNAWAEKEKVEVQIDYIPSQGNKNLLTIAAEAQAKSGHDILAMPTWWPHAQAELLEPMNDVMEGLIKQNGEPNGTVKYLGQSKGKWLAVPASVGSQIKGPCSRIDLMKQHAGIDVKALYPAGAPPKADSWTLETFLKAAEACQKGGVPFGIGLGETSDNVDTAGAIFQSFGAALVDEKGNLTVKTDAVRQALEFYKKLISFLPPDAGAWDDSSNNKWLVSGRGALIMNPPSAWAVAKRDAPQVAEQCWTHGFPAGPKGRYAPYLSYFWGTWSFSKNKEAAKSVLRALSQADAIEKMCVASGGYDLPCYEKLTTLKVWQEEGPPKGTLYHYPNPHNHQTLSIAAAPAPPKIAQQIYTQATLTKMCLRYSKGEAMEKVLAWAEGECEGFMRS
- a CDS encoding VOC family protein → MGPGGLQHYTIEPADLERTKDFYCDVLGLENGDRPPLDFPGY